The following is a genomic window from Onthophagus taurus isolate NC chromosome 1, IU_Otau_3.0, whole genome shotgun sequence.
CCCagcaaatattgcaaaatcagATACATGCTGCTGCCCAGACAATCCGCCAACACCCTGGTTTAGGCTGCGCTAGTGTGAGTTCTTGGATTCGGGAAGCCCAATTGATAGAAAATATGGGAAATAACTTCGAATACTGGCtatgatattattttaaaatgttctatgtattcttgatttgaaagtaaatatcaCGGGTATCTATGAAACAGAAAATCtcttacaattatttttttcggCTATTAGTCATTATTCGTCATGACTCATGAGGAGTAAATACCCAAGTtaatgcgtataggttgaaaatcaccctgtatagaatAAAACTTACGAAAAACAAATCAGTGAAGCCCAATTTCATTTTCAGAAGTAGAATAGGAACACGGGAGACACTATTTTCATCGATATCTACGCATGCATTGTAGATTACAAAAGATCCTAAGATCTATGCGAGCAATAGATCGGCTTTCTAATTGAGTGGTAGTTGCAGTTTCTCATGGAAGCAACAAATATTCGCCAAGAATACAACACACAGCTAGAATAGCGCAGATATCAACACAAGATAAGCAACAACTTAGTAGGTAAACTGATTATGAACCGAGTTTCAATCGCATACGGCATAAACAATTCCGCTTTTCCAAAATAAGTACTTTGCTATAAGAACTGATCGAAAACTCTGTATACCTACAGTTATTCCCGCAAAGCTTATTTCAATTGAAGTACTTGACTTTTCAACTTTAGTTTTTGTCCTACAATTAtctaaaatagtttttttcaGTCAAAATGATAAggtttactatttttttgtgataacaatacatttttttctaaaatcgaACAATATATAAAGCTAACTAAACGATGGGAGAATCATTCAACTTGAGTTGCCTCTCCATACAAggtaagatataaaaattataaattttctttcttttcttaacATTACAACAATATTTTCATGATTTTGCAGATGAAACTCGCTTTGGTGCTTTTCGCCGTTGTAGCGTTGGGTTCGGCTTATCCGACCAACAGAGATCTTCAAGGCgatcttgaaaatatcgtCGCAACCATTCCATTATCCGAAATCAGAGCAATTGCTCGCAAATATGCTGAAAACGATGCCGAATTCCAAGAAGttgtaaaatatttgcaaGGACCCGAATGGGCTGAGCTTGTTCAAACAGTTGCCGACCACGAAACATGGCAAAGATTCAAAGCTTACATGTCAGAAGCTGGAGTAGATATTGATGGAGTCATCCAATACCTCCACGACCTCATCGCCGGAGCTCCAATTCCTGTAGCCAAGAAATCCGAAGTTCGTAGTGTAAGAGATTTCGTCGATGAAGTCCTTGCTATTTTGGATCTTCAAGCCGTACTTGAAGCTCTCAATGACAAACTCAATAATAGCCCCGAATTCCAAGAATTCTTTGGAAAAATCTCCAGCGAAGATGCTCATCAAATGGTCGAAGAAATCCGTGCTATTCCCGAGGTTCAACGCATCGCCCAACGTCTCCGCGAAATGGGTATTGATGTTGACAAAGTTATCGATTTAGTCTACGGTCTTTTGGGATGGAGCAAGAAAATGACCACCAGAGATCTCCAAGGCGATCTTGAAGATATCGTCGCAACCATTCCATTAGCCGAAATCAGAGAAATTGCCCGTAGATATGCTGAAACCGATGCAGAATTCCAAGAAATTGTAATATATTTACAAGGACCTGAATGGGCTGAACTTGTTCAAACAGTTGCCGACAACGAAACATGGCAAAGATTCAAAGCTTACATGTCCGATGCTGGAGTAGATATTGATGGAGTCATCCAATACCTCCACGACCTCATCGCCGGAGCTCCAATTCCCGTAGCCAAGAAATCCGAAGTTCGTAGTGTAAGAGATTTCGTCGATGAAGTCCTTGCTATTTTGGATCTTCAAGCCGTACTTGAAGCTCTCAATGACAAACTCAATAATAGCGCCGACTTCCAAGAATTCTTTGGAAAAATCTCCAGCCAAGATGCTCATCAAATGGTCGAAGAAATCCGTGCTATTCCCGAGGTTCAACGCATCGCCCAACGTCTCCGCGAAATGGGTATTGACGTTGATAAAGTTATCGATTTAGTCTACGGTCTTTTGGGATGGAGCAAGAAAATGACCACCAGAGATCTCCAAGGCGATCTTGAAGATATCGTCGCAACCATTCCATTAGCCGAAATCAGAGAAATTGCCCGTAGATATGCTGAAACCGATGAAGAATTCcaagaaattgtaaaatatttacaagGACCTGAATGGGCTGAACTTGTTCAAACAGTTGCCGACAACGAAACATGGCAAAGATTCAAAGCTTACATGTCCGATGCTGGAGTAGATATTGATGGTGTTATCCAATACCTCCACGACCTCATCGCCGGAGCTCCAATTCCCGTAGCCAAGAAATCCGAAGTTCGTAGTGTAAGAGATTTCGTCGATGAAGTCCTTGCTATTTTGGATCTTCAAGCCGTACTTGAAGCTCTCAATGACAAACTCAATACTAGCGCCGACTTCCAAGAATTCTTTGGAAAAATCTCCAGCGAAGATGCTCATCAAATGGTCGAAGAAATCCGTGCTATTCCCGAGGTTCAACGCATCGCCCAACGTCTCCGCGAAATGGGTATTGACGTTGACAAAGTTATCGACTTAGTCTACGGTCTTTTGGGATGGTCCAAATAATTAACctatattttaagttttgtaCTTTTGATAtacttttcattaaataaattcatgtAATATTAAAcgtcttatttctttttgtataaaaccgaagtataaaatcaaatatatgcagaaactttgaaaataatttcagaaaaaagagaaaaggGTATTTAATACGATCTACGAAAGCAGAAGAATGCCAGAAGAAAAGCTAACGCCACTCAATGTGGTAATTGTTGTATGTTTAGCTTGATGTCATACAAACATTCCTGCGTATTATTTTCTCCTTTATAGTCGTTCTCTCATTACTGAAAATCATGATCATTGGCAACTTATGCCGTCGTACACTGAGGgaaatatattcttgaacaaatattattattcttgGCACAAGCTTATCATATTCTTGTATCTCTACAAGAAGATCATTTTGTTAAGTGAAGAAAAACCTCATATTCTCAAAGCAAGTACACAAATATTCTTGATTCTCAAGAATACGAATTCTTAGTGAAAGTAAATCAATCATCTTGAAAAAGAGTATCTTAGTGTTGCGTCAAGACTCTCATTTCCGTATCGAGAATAAATTTCTTATGTCAAGAATAAcgtatctttctttttagaaaaacataTTCATGTAATAACAATCTTGTATAGTTCTTCATTTGAGTATGATAAATTATTGACGcaagaatgaattttttgatgcAAAGATTTGATATtcttcgatgctaagaacatGAGATACTTCATTCGataatatttctattcttaaaacaaaaaagtatttttgttttaagagtatcttatacttGTTTCTAAGAAATAGATTcaagaatacatttttttgaaagtcAAGAATAATTTCCCTCAGTGTATTCTCCATTGACTGAAACCCAGGGGTAATCTTCTGATTCAGGCCCATCCATTGGGTTGATGACCGTCCTCTGGACTTTCGTTGCTCTTCGTTTCCCAATATTATTAATCTTTCCATATTATTGTCATCTCCTCGTGTAATGCATCCAAAAAACCTGAGGATATTTGCAAGACAAAAAGAAGATAATAAAAACCATATATTAACTTCTAActtgcatttatttatattaactcTCGCCTCATCTCATCCCACCAACACACCTTTAATACGATATTAAAGGTTTATTcgaatttctaattttttaacatttcacACTTTTTGTCGACGCCAttcttaattcatttttcatCCTCATTTTGTTTATCCATCAGATAGCAAAATGCTTTACTATCACATGATTTCCAGTCTACACCTATTATAGCTATATTGACTTTGTCGCTGATGATGGAGTAACCCGAAACTAGTAcgactttatataaataaatacaaattataagttaATTAACATGAATAACTCTTTCAAAAGTAAGATAGTATGTTCCATGAAATTCGGAGTATGTACATCCAGCATCACGattataacttttgtttttctctaCGTTAATCTTAAGGCCACATTTATTACTCTCAGTCTCAACTCCGTTTAGAAGACACCTCTTCTGATGCAGCTATCACATTTGTATCCTCACTATTTCTCAGGTTTGTAATCTTGCCCGCAATTGGGCTCCCTCCATTATTCGTTCAATGCTTTTCTCACTATGTATTCTCCATAGATGTTAAAGAGATTTGGTGAAAGAACCTTCCACAGCATTTTCAAGTTGatgcattaaaaagttttttggtaaTTCAAGAAGCAGATGACCATTGGGATATTGAATTTTCGGCATTTTTGTTTGAGGTGCCTTAAATACAGGATGATTCTCAatctatacgcataaactgaGGGATTTATTCCTTAGgacaaataatgactaatagatgaaaaaaattgtagtaaaagttttttagtttcctagatatcTGATATAATCGGCGACATCTAGATAATGTGTTTCCTGGAAGATGGATAGGTCGAGATGGTCCAATGGCCTGGCCACAGTGCTCGCCAAGCCTCAATCTTCTTGATTTATACCTTTCGGGTCACTTAAAGAGCATAGTGTACGCCACGGAAGTTAATACCCAGCAAATAATGCAAAATCAGATACATGCTGCTGCCCAGAAAATCCGCCAACACCCCGGAAAATATGGGAAATAACTTCGAACACTGgcgatgttattttaaaatattctatGTACACTTCATTTGAAACTAAATATCACGGATATCTATGAAACAGAAAATCtcttacaattatttttttcggCTATTAGTCATTATTCGTCATGAGAAGTAAATACCctagtttatgcgtataggttgagaatcaccctgtataggaTAAAACTTACGAAAAACAAATCAGTGAAGCCCAATTTCATTTTCAGAAATGAAATAGGAACACGAGAGGCACTATTTTCATCGATATCTACGCATGCATTGTAGATTACAATGGATCCTAAGATCTATGCGAGCAATAAATTAGCTTTCTAATTGAGTGGTAGTTGCAGTTTCTCATGGAAGTAACAAATATTGGCTAAGAATACAACACACAGCTAGAATAGCGCAGATATCAACACAAGATTAGCAACAACTTAGTAGGTAAACTGATTATGAATAGAGTTTCAATGGCATACGGCATAAACAATTCCGCTTTTCCAAAATAAGTACTTTGCTATAAGAAATGATCGAAAACTCTGTATACCTACAGTTATTCCCGCAAAGCTTATTTCCATTGAAGTACTTGACTTTTCAACTTTAGTTTTTGTCCTACAATTAtctaaaatagtttttttcaGTCAAAATGATAAggtttactatttttttgtgataacaatacatttttttctaaaatcgaACAATATATAAAGCTAACTAAACGATGGGAGAATCATTCAACTTGAGTTGCCTCTTCATACAAggtaagatataaaaattataaattttctttctcttcttAACATTACAACAATATTTTCATGATTTTGCAGATGAAACTCGCTTTGGTGCTTTTCGCCGTTGTAGCGTTGGGTTCGGCTTATCCGACCCACAGAGATCTTCAAGGCGATCTTGAAGATATCGTTTCAACTATTCCATTATCCGAAATCAGAGCAATTGCTCGCAAATATGCTGAAAACGATGCCGAATTCCAAGAAGttgtaaaatatttgcaaGGACCCGAATGGGCTGAGCTTGTTCAAACAGTTGCCGACAACGAAACATGGCAAAGATTCAAAGCTTACATGTCAGAAGCTGGAGTAGATATTGATGGAGTCATCCAATTCCTCCACGATCTCATCGCCGGAGCTCCAATTCCTGTAGCCAAGAAATCCGAAGTTCGTAGTGTAAGAGATTTCGTCGATGAAGTCCTTGCTATTTTGGATCTTCAAGCCGTACTTGCAGCTCTCAATGACAAACTCAATAATAGCGCCGACTTCCAAGAATTCTTTGGAAAAATCTCCAGCGAAGATGCTCATCAAATGGTCGAAGAAATCCGTGCTATTCCCGAGGTTCAACGCATCGCCCAACGTCTCCGTGAAATGGGTATTGATGTTGATAAAGTTATCGATTTAGTCTACGGTCTTTTGGGATGGAGCAAGAAAATGTCCACCAGAGATCTCCAAAGCGATCTTGAAGATATCGTCGCAACCATTCCATTAGCCGAAATCAGAGCAATTGCCCGTAGATATGCTGAAACCGATGCCGAATTCcaagaaattgtaaaatatttacaagGACCCGAATGGGCTGAACTTGTTCAAACAGTTGCCGACAACGAAACATGGCAAAGATTCAAAGCTTACATGTCCGATGCTGGAGTAGATATTGATGGAGTCATCCAATTCCTCCACGACCTCATCGCCGGAGCTCCAGTTCCCGTAGCCAAGAAATCCGAAATTCGTAGTGTAAGAGATTTCGTCGATGAAGTCCTTGCTGTTTTGGATCTTCAAGCCACACTTGCAGTTCTCAATGATAAACTCAATACTAGCCCCGAATTCCAAGAATTCTTTGGAAAAATCTCCAGCGAAGATGCTCATCAAATGGTCGAAGAAATCCGTGCTATTCCCGAGGTTCAACGCATCGCCCAACGTCTCCGTGAAATGGGTATTGATGTTGATAAAGTTATCGATTTAGTCTACGGTCTTTTGGGATGGAGCAAGAAAATGTCCACCAGAGATCTCCAAAGCGATCTTGAAGATATCGTCGCAACCATTCCATTAGCCGAAATCAGAGCAATTGCCCGTAAATATGCCGAAAACGATGAAGAATTCcaagaaattgtaaaatatttacaagGACCTGAATGGGCTGAACTTGTTCAAACAGTTGCCAACAACGAAACATGGCAAAG
Proteins encoded in this region:
- the LOC111426816 gene encoding uncharacterized protein, whose protein sequence is MKLALVLFAVVALGSAYPTNRDLQGDLENIVATIPLSEIRAIARKYAENDAEFQEVVKYLQGPEWAELVQTVADHETWQRFKAYMSEAGVDIDGVIQYLHDLIAGAPIPVAKKSEVRSVRDFVDEVLAILDLQAVLEALNDKLNNSPEFQEFFGKISSEDAHQMVEEIRAIPEVQRIAQRLREMGIDVDKVIDLVYGLLGWSKKMTTRDLQGDLEDIVATIPLAEIREIARRYAETDAEFQEIVIYLQGPEWAELVQTVADNETWQRFKAYMSDAGVDIDGVIQYLHDLIAGAPIPVAKKSEVRSVRDFVDEVLAILDLQAVLEALNDKLNNSADFQEFFGKISSQDAHQMVEEIRAIPEVQRIAQRLREMGIDVDKVIDLVYGLLGWSKKMTTRDLQGDLEDIVATIPLAEIREIARRYAETDEEFQEIVKYLQGPEWAELVQTVADNETWQRFKAYMSDAGVDIDGVIQYLHDLIAGAPIPVAKKSEVRSVRDFVDEVLAILDLQAVLEALNDKLNTSADFQEFFGKISSEDAHQMVEEIRAIPEVQRIAQRLREMGIDVDKVIDLVYGLLGWSK
- the LOC139429152 gene encoding uncharacterized protein, with protein sequence MKLALVLFAVVALGSAYPTHRDLQGDLEDIVSTIPLSEIRAIARKYAENDAEFQEVVKYLQGPEWAELVQTVADNETWQRFKAYMSEAGVDIDGVIQFLHDLIAGAPIPVAKKSEVRSVRDFVDEVLAILDLQAVLAALNDKLNNSADFQEFFGKISSEDAHQMVEEIRAIPEVQRIAQRLREMGIDVDKVIDLVYGLLGWSKKMSTRDLQSDLEDIVATIPLAEIRAIARRYAETDAEFQEIVKYLQGPEWAELVQTVADNETWQRFKAYMSDAGVDIDGVIQFLHDLIAGAPVPVAKKSEIRSVRDFVDEVLAVLDLQATLAVLNDKLNTSPEFQEFFGKISSEDAHQMVEEIRAIPEVQRIAQRLREMGIDVDKVIDLVYGLLGWSKKMSTRDLQSDLEDIVATIPLAEIRAIARKYAENDEEFQEIVKYLQGPEWAELVQTVANNETWQRFKAYMSEAGVDIDGVIQYLHDLIAGAPIPVAKKSEVRSVRDFVDEVLAILDLQAVLEALNDKLNNSAEFQEFFGKISSEDAHQMVEEIRAIPEVQRIAQRLREMGIDVDKVIDLVYGLLGWSK